The following coding sequences lie in one Waddliaceae bacterium genomic window:
- a CDS encoding tyrosine transporter: MKHHKLIGAILLVTGTTVGAGMLALPVSSGMSGFFPSLIIFVAIWALMLYTAFLMLEATMWMGKDKNLISMAQQTLGLPGKILAWGAYLFLLYLLNIAYISGGSKMLTDAIKIFSGISIPEWAGALPFLLIFGSFVYAGTKAIDYLNRIFMMGLFFTYGLIILFVTPHIDKTMLYEHNYTSLPLAISVIVTAFGFHIIIPTLVTYLDRDVKKIRTAIFIGSVMPLLAYIFWQFMMLGVVPIEGETGIIAAWKAGDSIIRPLQAIIANPWVSLTSSFLAFFVIVTSFLGVAISLVDFLSDGLRVKKTPSGKIILLAAAFIPSLLVVLTYPRAFLSALGYAGAFGVVILLCLLPAAMVWSGRYRMNLGAENRTPGGRIALVIVIVISFAIMAFEIAQKAGWLTIL, translated from the coding sequence ATGAAACACCATAAACTTATCGGCGCGATTCTCCTCGTCACTGGGACGACGGTAGGAGCCGGAATGCTTGCACTTCCTGTATCTTCTGGGATGTCAGGATTTTTTCCTTCGCTCATAATTTTTGTGGCGATATGGGCTTTGATGCTCTATACGGCGTTTCTTATGCTCGAAGCAACGATGTGGATGGGTAAGGACAAAAACCTTATCTCTATGGCACAGCAAACACTGGGACTTCCAGGGAAAATTCTCGCATGGGGAGCGTATCTCTTCCTTCTATACCTACTAAACATAGCATATATCAGCGGTGGCTCCAAGATGCTCACCGACGCAATAAAAATTTTTTCAGGGATAAGCATCCCAGAATGGGCAGGAGCACTGCCATTCCTATTAATATTCGGCTCTTTCGTCTATGCCGGAACAAAAGCCATCGACTACCTCAACCGTATCTTTATGATGGGGCTTTTCTTCACATATGGATTGATAATATTGTTCGTTACACCACATATCGATAAGACGATGCTTTACGAACACAACTACACTAGCCTACCGCTTGCTATATCGGTGATAGTAACAGCTTTCGGCTTCCATATAATAATACCTACGCTGGTGACATACCTCGACCGCGACGTAAAGAAAATACGTACCGCGATATTCATCGGAAGCGTTATGCCGCTATTGGCGTATATTTTCTGGCAGTTTATGATGCTCGGCGTAGTTCCTATAGAAGGGGAGACGGGCATCATCGCAGCATGGAAAGCCGGCGACAGCATAATACGTCCACTACAGGCAATAATAGCAAATCCATGGGTGTCGCTGACGTCGAGCTTCTTGGCGTTCTTCGTCATCGTAACGTCGTTCCTAGGCGTGGCGATAAGCCTCGTAGACTTCCTCTCAGATGGCTTGCGCGTAAAAAAGACGCCTTCAGGAAAAATTATACTTCTCGCCGCGGCGTTTATACCTTCGCTACTAGTGGTGTTAACATACCCTCGCGCATTCTTAAGCGCACTGGGATATGCAGGAGCTTTCGGCGTAGTAATCCTTCTATGCCTATTGCCTGCGGCAATGGTATGGTCAGGACGATACCGTATGAACCTCGGCGCAGAAAATAGGACGCCAGGAGGGCGCATAGCACTAGTGATAGTTATAGTGATATCTTTTGCGATAATGGCTTTCGAAATAGCACAGAAAGCCGGATGGCTGACGATATTGTAA
- a CDS encoding tyrosine transporter, with protein sequence MNRLIGGILLIAGNCIGAGMLALPILTGAAGYAPSLTMFLVIWAFMTYTALLLAEVNLWYGKDVSIISMAERTLGRYGKGIAWAVYLFLFYSLTVAYVALSGEIFTGFIADITGIPVPHWAVSLFFVVLFGVIIYRGTKTVDVFNRTLMFGLVIAYAALVVFGMPHVDGKMLSHASWGVAPWIVPVIITSFGFHNIIPTLTTYLRGDVHKLRTVIIVGSIIPLFVYLIWESIILGIIPVEGLVAALREGHSTAYVVKGVVGGMYFTLAAQTLAFFAIVTSLLGVGISFVDFLADGLKIKKDRKGKVALCFMVLALPYFLAISYPAVFFTALTYAGGYGAVILFGILPAAMVWSGRKKGLSLKKPLPGGKKALIAVIAFAVTVIAFQTAQECGKSPIARITNTSSKKPDSLSHNLCPPSPSPCRIGQCSRGSENKSHATYRLSFPRICEKCVPSAKKETPVGDDEATIENT encoded by the coding sequence ATGAATAGGTTGATAGGAGGAATACTACTTATTGCCGGTAACTGCATAGGAGCAGGGATGCTTGCATTGCCGATACTCACAGGAGCAGCAGGGTATGCCCCTTCGTTGACGATGTTCCTCGTCATCTGGGCTTTCATGACGTATACAGCACTGCTCCTCGCAGAAGTTAATCTGTGGTATGGCAAAGATGTAAGCATAATATCTATGGCAGAACGTACCCTAGGACGCTATGGCAAAGGCATAGCATGGGCGGTATATCTTTTTCTTTTCTATTCTCTTACCGTAGCATACGTAGCACTTAGCGGGGAAATCTTCACTGGCTTCATCGCCGATATAACAGGAATTCCCGTACCACACTGGGCTGTAAGCCTGTTCTTCGTAGTATTGTTCGGCGTCATAATATATCGCGGCACCAAAACCGTCGACGTTTTCAACAGAACACTGATGTTCGGACTCGTCATTGCATACGCCGCACTCGTCGTCTTCGGGATGCCACACGTCGATGGGAAGATGCTGTCGCACGCTTCGTGGGGGGTCGCCCCCTGGATAGTTCCTGTGATAATAACGTCGTTCGGATTCCACAACATCATACCGACCCTTACGACATACCTCCGCGGCGATGTCCATAAGCTCCGCACCGTCATCATAGTAGGTAGTATTATACCACTGTTCGTATACCTTATATGGGAGAGCATCATCCTCGGCATCATCCCCGTCGAAGGTCTCGTCGCAGCGCTTCGCGAAGGGCATTCTACGGCATATGTTGTTAAAGGTGTCGTCGGAGGAATGTATTTCACATTGGCAGCACAGACACTCGCCTTCTTCGCTATCGTAACATCTCTGCTAGGAGTGGGGATAAGCTTCGTAGACTTCCTCGCCGATGGACTTAAAATAAAGAAAGACCGCAAAGGAAAGGTCGCACTATGCTTTATGGTTTTGGCCCTGCCATACTTCCTGGCAATATCATACCCCGCAGTATTCTTCACGGCGTTGACATACGCAGGAGGATACGGTGCAGTAATACTGTTCGGCATCTTGCCGGCGGCGATGGTATGGTCTGGAAGGAAAAAAGGCCTGTCGCTGAAAAAACCTCTACCTGGAGGAAAGAAGGCTCTAATCGCCGTCATAGCTTTTGCCGTGACAGTGATAGCTTTCCAGACGGCACAAGAATGTGGTAAATCACCAATAGCACGCATTACTAACACCTCATCGAAAAAACCTGACAGTCTGTCACATAATCTTTGCCCTCCCAGCCCCTCACCTTGTCGCATTGGACAATGCTCTCGGGGCAGTGAGAACAAATCTCATGCGACATACCGCCTGTCTTTTCCGAGAATTTGTGAGAAATGCGTGCCGTCAGCAAAAAAAGAAACACCTGTTGGCGATGATGAAGCCACAATAGAAAACACATGA
- a CDS encoding hemolysin III family protein produces MPPQKTSSLYGQSLVEELFNSLTHGFGLILSVIGLPLLITIASLYGTAMHIVSCSIYATTLVILYASSTCYHHSRSPRRKRFFHIMDHISIYLLIAGSYTPFALVTLRGPWGWSLFGVVWGIALTGTIIKIFFTGRFDLLSTLLYLAMGWIVVIAVVPLVRNLAPSGLAYLIAGGLAYSLGVIFYLWEKLPFSHAVWHLFVLAGSVFHYYAIMFYVVPLSH; encoded by the coding sequence ATGCCTCCACAAAAAACATCTTCCCTTTATGGACAAAGCCTTGTTGAAGAGCTTTTCAACAGCTTAACGCATGGCTTTGGCCTTATTTTGAGTGTTATTGGCCTGCCGTTGTTGATAACTATAGCGTCTTTGTATGGCACGGCGATGCATATCGTCAGCTGCAGCATATACGCTACTACGCTGGTGATTTTATATGCCTCTTCGACATGTTACCATCATAGCCGCTCGCCGCGACGCAAGCGCTTCTTCCATATCATGGACCATATCAGCATATACCTTCTAATTGCAGGGTCGTATACACCTTTTGCTTTGGTGACGCTACGCGGACCTTGGGGATGGAGCCTCTTCGGTGTCGTATGGGGAATAGCCTTGACAGGGACCATTATAAAAATTTTCTTCACGGGACGCTTCGACCTGCTTTCGACATTGCTATACCTCGCTATGGGCTGGATAGTCGTCATCGCTGTGGTGCCTCTCGTACGGAATCTCGCTCCTTCTGGGCTCGCTTATCTTATAGCGGGAGGCCTGGCATACAGTCTTGGCGTCATCTTTTATCTGTGGGAAAAGCTCCCTTTCAGCCATGCCGTCTGGCATCTATTCGTCCTTGCTGGCAGTGTCTTTCACTACTATGCCATCATGTTCTATGTCGTGCCTCTGTCCCATTAA
- a CDS encoding pathogenicity locus — MSTIKKQSLRSLQQIPGVGPSIAADLFDIGIKSTEDLKKTLPEELYESLQILRGCHVDRCVLYVFRCAVYYASETKHEPRLLKWWNWKD, encoded by the coding sequence ATGAGCACCATAAAAAAACAATCTTTACGATCTTTACAACAAATTCCCGGTGTCGGACCCTCTATCGCCGCCGACCTTTTCGATATTGGCATAAAGAGTACCGAAGACCTAAAAAAAACCTTGCCAGAAGAGCTATACGAGAGCCTTCAGATTTTACGAGGATGCCACGTAGATCGATGTGTCCTATACGTGTTTCGCTGCGCAGTATATTACGCCTCAGAAACAAAACACGAGCCACGCCTGCTAAAATGGTGGAACTGGAAAGATTAA
- the rpoN gene encoding RNA polymerase factor sigma-54, with amino-acid sequence MTMDLRQDLKQTQQLMMLPQMQQALALLQMPVMELSAMIDTELEQNPVLEYEENYGPDDEEEAVDEQEDRELDILEQLAADDRTAFEEYENCHRAMTSDDAERTAFMESLIQETPSLYEHLMEQAAQTFDDEEDRAIAQVVIGNLNDYGFLEMPTENISAIYDIEKTKLHDIIAAIQDFEPQGVGAKDLKESLLIQLRCQDKENTTAYDIVENHYDDMLHNRVPVIQKNLHHSAEEIYNAIHEDIAALDIHPGLVFSKKTVPFVTPDVTIQQKGNDLHVVVNDDDIPEITINTTYLAMLRDKTTPEETKTYLNGKVTAGRWLVRAIGQRNKTLFSIVTVLAKKQKEFFTEPTGKLQPLIMKTVAEEVDVNESTIARAVANKYVDSPRGIIPLRSFFTTAYATTQGEEISAKTVKAMVKKIVERENKKKPLSDQKISETIKDEGVECARRTVAKYRYELSIASASQRKNYC; translated from the coding sequence ATGACGATGGACCTAAGGCAAGATCTTAAGCAGACACAGCAGCTGATGATGCTTCCGCAGATGCAGCAGGCTTTGGCGTTGTTACAGATGCCTGTCATGGAGTTGTCGGCGATGATAGACACGGAGTTAGAGCAGAATCCTGTCTTAGAATACGAAGAAAATTATGGCCCTGACGACGAAGAAGAGGCTGTCGACGAGCAAGAAGACCGCGAGCTTGATATCTTGGAACAGCTTGCCGCCGATGACAGGACGGCTTTCGAAGAATACGAGAACTGCCACAGAGCAATGACTTCCGACGACGCCGAGCGTACTGCTTTCATGGAAAGCCTGATACAAGAGACGCCTTCGCTTTATGAACACCTTATGGAACAGGCAGCACAGACCTTCGACGACGAAGAAGACCGCGCCATAGCACAGGTCGTCATCGGTAATCTCAATGACTATGGTTTCCTTGAGATGCCGACGGAAAACATCTCGGCGATATACGACATCGAAAAAACAAAACTTCACGATATCATCGCAGCGATACAGGATTTCGAGCCGCAGGGCGTCGGCGCAAAAGACTTAAAAGAGTCTCTGCTGATACAGCTGCGTTGCCAAGACAAAGAAAATACGACGGCATACGACATCGTAGAGAACCATTACGACGATATGCTACACAACAGGGTCCCCGTTATACAGAAAAACCTTCATCATTCCGCCGAAGAGATATACAATGCTATCCACGAAGATATCGCCGCACTCGATATACATCCAGGGCTTGTCTTCTCAAAGAAAACAGTACCTTTCGTAACACCAGACGTAACGATACAACAAAAAGGGAATGATTTGCACGTCGTCGTCAACGACGACGATATCCCAGAGATAACAATAAATACGACATACCTCGCAATGCTCCGCGATAAGACTACGCCAGAAGAAACAAAGACATACCTAAACGGTAAGGTCACCGCTGGGAGATGGCTCGTCCGTGCTATAGGACAGCGTAACAAAACACTGTTCAGCATCGTTACCGTCCTGGCAAAGAAACAGAAAGAGTTCTTCACAGAACCGACAGGGAAACTACAGCCCCTTATAATGAAAACCGTCGCCGAAGAGGTCGACGTCAATGAGTCGACAATAGCTCGCGCCGTAGCAAACAAATACGTCGACAGCCCACGAGGTATAATACCACTGCGCTCTTTCTTCACGACAGCATACGCCACAACACAAGGCGAAGAAATTTCGGCAAAGACAGTGAAAGCTATGGTGAAGAAAATCGTCGAAAGAGAGAATAAGAAAAAACCACTGTCAGACCAAAAGATCTCCGAAACAATAAAAGACGAAGGCGTAGAATGCGCTCGCCGTACCGTAGCAAAATACCGCTACGAACTCTCCATCGCCAGCGCTTCACAACGCAAAAACTATTGTTAA
- a CDS encoding biotin--[acetyl-CoA-carboxylase] ligase, with translation MEVDRYHFDTIGSTNSWAKEHASELDKNKMSVITASTQTGGYGRFKRKWVSPPGVNIYATFFFRIDAEHPDLINVPQVLSFSVMSLLEESGVDVKIKWPNDILIEGKKVSGFLCETSRYPSYTEVILGVGININMERDALDAIDKPATSLKVVTGKSWDVKEIISSLEERFCENLELFLEQGLSPFYLYLKDNLAFVEEPIRIEDSVAVWNGTLKDLNPDGSIAILLDDGTIKDLYSGEISC, from the coding sequence ATGGAAGTCGACCGTTATCATTTCGATACTATAGGATCAACGAATTCCTGGGCCAAAGAGCATGCTTCCGAGCTTGATAAGAACAAGATGTCTGTCATCACTGCTTCTACGCAGACTGGCGGTTATGGACGCTTCAAGCGCAAGTGGGTATCCCCTCCTGGCGTCAACATATATGCCACCTTCTTTTTTCGTATCGACGCCGAGCATCCCGATCTTATCAATGTTCCGCAGGTGCTTTCTTTTTCCGTGATGTCGCTGTTGGAAGAGAGCGGCGTTGACGTCAAGATCAAATGGCCTAATGATATTTTAATTGAAGGCAAGAAAGTCTCTGGCTTCCTCTGTGAGACGTCGCGATACCCTAGCTATACTGAGGTTATCTTGGGTGTCGGTATTAATATTAACATGGAACGCGATGCTCTCGATGCTATCGACAAGCCTGCGACGTCCCTTAAGGTCGTTACTGGGAAATCTTGGGATGTCAAAGAAATAATATCTTCTCTCGAGGAGCGTTTCTGCGAAAACCTTGAACTTTTCTTAGAGCAGGGCTTGTCACCATTTTATTTGTATCTTAAAGACAACCTTGCTTTCGTCGAAGAACCTATACGTATAGAAGACAGCGTCGCTGTATGGAATGGTACGTTGAAGGATTTAAACCCTGACGGCAGCATAGCGATCCTTCTCGACGACGGCACTATCAAAGACCTTTATTCTGGAGAAATATCATGTTGA
- the deoC gene encoding deoxyribose-phosphate aldolase, with amino-acid sequence MKENIANFIDHTLLKPNAILYDIKKLCSEAREHHFYSVCVNPCWVSVAKDLLKDSDVKVGAAVGFPLGASTSAVKAFEARDAIGNGAEEIDMVMNIGAALERRWDYVEDDIKGVVSAADGRCVKVIIETCLLSEEQIIAACHAAEGAGARFVKTSTGFNGGGATVEAVKVMHGAVSDDIGVKASGGIKDEKTALAMVEAGATRLGTSSGIAIIQ; translated from the coding sequence ATGAAAGAAAACATTGCAAATTTTATCGACCATACGCTACTAAAACCCAATGCTATTCTCTATGACATCAAAAAGCTTTGCAGCGAAGCTCGTGAGCACCATTTTTATTCGGTATGTGTCAATCCTTGCTGGGTTTCTGTTGCGAAAGATCTTCTTAAAGATTCTGACGTCAAAGTTGGTGCTGCGGTAGGCTTTCCTTTAGGAGCTTCGACGTCTGCTGTCAAGGCTTTTGAGGCCCGCGATGCTATCGGCAATGGTGCCGAAGAGATCGATATGGTGATGAACATCGGCGCTGCCCTTGAAAGGCGCTGGGATTACGTCGAAGACGACATAAAAGGCGTCGTCAGCGCTGCCGACGGACGTTGTGTCAAAGTCATCATTGAGACGTGTCTTCTTTCCGAAGAACAGATTATCGCGGCGTGTCATGCTGCAGAGGGTGCAGGAGCGCGTTTTGTCAAGACCTCGACGGGTTTCAATGGCGGAGGTGCTACCGTCGAAGCAGTAAAGGTCATGCACGGAGCCGTTTCTGATGACATCGGCGTAAAAGCTTCTGGCGGGATAAAAGACGAAAAAACCGCTCTCGCCATGGTAGAAGCCGGCGCTACACGCCTCGGAACATCTTCAGGAATCGCGATAATTCAATGA
- a CDS encoding [Fe-S]-binding protein translates to MKTKRHSWTQYSRKLSAAIERPRCVGKFSAEDVAEGTRLVIGKSGNIEEGSAVAIYWIVDEKDGIIIDAAFQAYGSAALIGAVEGACRLSIRSSYVRAGKITAAILDKSLRDSTMSAFPEEAKKHVDSVITAIQHAYEQCKDITVAEEHAAPILDPTKNVVEGEGYPGWKDLDKKSKIAVIENALDDTVRPYVELDGGGVDVIDLIDNTRVIIKYSGACAGCMHAGGATLSYIQQALRAKVSADIIVVPQLIDQ, encoded by the coding sequence ATGAAGACAAAACGACACTCATGGACACAATACAGTAGAAAACTTTCTGCAGCGATAGAGCGTCCACGATGTGTAGGGAAATTCTCCGCTGAAGATGTCGCCGAAGGCACACGACTCGTTATAGGGAAATCCGGAAACATCGAAGAAGGCTCAGCAGTAGCAATATATTGGATCGTCGATGAAAAAGATGGGATCATCATAGACGCTGCATTTCAAGCATATGGAAGCGCTGCACTTATCGGCGCAGTAGAAGGGGCATGCCGCCTATCAATAAGAAGTAGCTATGTCCGTGCCGGAAAAATTACAGCAGCCATCCTAGACAAAAGCCTCCGCGATAGCACGATGTCAGCATTCCCCGAAGAAGCAAAAAAACACGTCGACAGCGTGATAACAGCAATACAACACGCTTATGAGCAATGCAAAGATATCACCGTCGCCGAAGAACACGCAGCGCCAATCCTCGACCCTACAAAGAATGTCGTCGAAGGCGAAGGATATCCCGGATGGAAAGATCTCGACAAAAAAAGTAAGATCGCCGTCATCGAAAATGCCCTAGATGATACCGTCAGACCTTACGTAGAACTCGACGGCGGTGGCGTCGACGTCATAGACCTCATCGACAACACCCGCGTAATAATAAAATATAGCGGAGCATGCGCAGGATGTATGCACGCCGGAGGTGCAACACTTTCATATATACAACAAGCCCTCCGCGCTAAAGTCTCCGCCGATATCATCGTCGTCCCACAACTCATTGATCAGTGA
- a CDS encoding aminotransferase class V-fold PLP-dependent enzyme, translating to MTNFCYLDNSTTTKPSGGAVTAMMPFLSDRWGTPAVPHDVGQRLIPHIDKAYSAIKAFLGDEDTYNISFVSSGAEAVTTAIISAVEASDRKHIIVSDDAEAPHVKAAERLGTMTQAPLGAIALAITENTALVSLSYANGMTGVINNIAEIAEKCREKGALLHVDVSHVAGKSFFDIDDIDIITFAGDLIHSTKSSGIIAIKKEIALVPAIAGATTDVANLVALGYAAKEALENRDGMSIEIARFRDMFEDKATKAIKDSKVLFHEDERVPHCSCITFSGVHNEALLYKLNKKNVYATIGGGKFQQLHSVLTKKEVDKTTARSAISFSMSRYTTEEDIDYAIETLVDAVDKLRKMSEGVL from the coding sequence ACCACAACGAAGCCCTCAGGAGGAGCAGTTACGGCAATGATGCCGTTCCTCTCAGACAGATGGGGAACTCCTGCCGTCCCTCATGACGTAGGACAACGCCTTATACCACACATCGATAAAGCCTATAGCGCCATAAAAGCTTTCCTCGGCGATGAAGACACATACAACATATCATTCGTATCCTCAGGAGCAGAAGCAGTGACTACGGCGATAATCTCTGCAGTAGAAGCCAGCGACAGAAAACACATAATCGTCAGCGACGACGCCGAAGCACCACACGTAAAAGCAGCAGAACGGCTTGGAACAATGACACAAGCACCGCTAGGCGCTATAGCGCTGGCGATAACGGAAAATACCGCTCTTGTATCTTTGTCGTACGCCAACGGCATGACAGGAGTCATAAACAATATCGCCGAAATCGCAGAGAAATGCCGCGAAAAAGGAGCGCTTCTTCATGTCGACGTGTCGCACGTCGCGGGCAAGAGCTTCTTCGACATCGACGATATCGATATAATAACCTTCGCAGGAGACCTTATCCATTCCACGAAAAGTTCAGGAATAATCGCTATAAAGAAAGAAATCGCTCTCGTCCCTGCTATAGCAGGCGCCACCACCGACGTCGCAAACCTCGTAGCACTAGGATATGCCGCTAAAGAAGCCCTGGAAAATCGCGATGGGATGTCGATAGAAATAGCAAGATTTCGAGATATGTTTGAAGATAAAGCAACAAAAGCAATAAAAGATTCCAAAGTGCTATTCCACGAAGACGAACGCGTTCCACACTGCTCTTGTATAACATTCTCCGGCGTCCATAACGAAGCGCTACTATATAAGCTCAACAAAAAAAACGTATACGCCACCATCGGAGGTGGGAAGTTCCAGCAGCTGCATAGCGTCCTTACCAAAAAAGAAGTAGATAAAACAACAGCACGCTCGGCAATAAGCTTCTCAATGTCGAGATATACCACAGAAGAAGATATCGACTACGCCATCGAAACCCTCGTCGATGCTGTAGATAAACTACGAAAGATGTCGGAAGGTGTATTATGA